The Microbacterium sp. SORGH_AS_0862 genome has a segment encoding these proteins:
- a CDS encoding DUF6351 family protein, whose translation MLRHRRPRARMLASAAAAIGVVAALAVPLGSAAAADDLSLTVLSGRADTVTGGDALIAVDGADGATVVTADGRDITASFTAVNGRLIGLVEGLPLGTSEVTARSASGSETLEIRNHPASGPVFSGPQHPMYCTASGAPWNLGPTDEDCHVAEARVSFRYRTTGGAWADYPADGSTPGDVATATVEGRTVPYVVRVERGTINRAVYETAMLAGPDDPAPTYAARAAGWNGKLAYTFGGACGVGYWQGSSTGGVENDMLLSRGYIVASATFNVFAQNCNDVTSAETAMMVKEHVIEQVGPVTYTIGSGGSAGTMQQLLLANNYPGIIDGVMGDIGYPDERTTTVAGHDCTNLLGFWASPAGSGWTDAQKLAVTGHAQLFTCTGFTWFTGVDNPRAGCNAAVPVGDRWSEANPDGLRCTIADMVQNVYGVDDQGRGLRVLPDNVGVQYGLAALQSGAISPEQFVTLNENAGGMDVDGTRTSARSEASIEAIEQAYRTGRINLMTGGLAYTPVIEMRRYTDPTGDFHERYRSAIIRERMLDAYGNADTHVSWTSKDAGYASAMYTAGLDKLEEWLDNIVAMGGFGDRARTVAARPAGLGDGCYTDDGFVSEQLDYENTQSTCNQLFPYHSEPRYVAGESLSRDVLKCQLTAPARADYPVMTDGQWERLTAAFPTGVCDWAKPSQGRVDYAGVWQSFETQPDAVLEAPVITGEARVGTELSVSAASATPGATLGYQWFADGVAIEGAVSGSFTPGEAHEGAALTARVSVVAEGYQPVSRVSAATAPVAPVSSPSNPPSPSPSNPPSPSPSPSVSAWATVDVGDGRFEQGGTLVARVAGLIPGQRIAAEIRSDPYVLAGIPAADAEGRITIRSTIPASISAGAHTLVIASGDLEPLRVPITIVPAGTLASTGGTVPWELLAVGAGVLVLGAGALVFARRRGQARS comes from the coding sequence ATGCTCAGACATCGACGACCTCGCGCGAGGATGCTCGCGTCCGCCGCTGCCGCGATCGGGGTGGTGGCAGCGCTCGCCGTTCCCCTCGGGTCGGCCGCCGCCGCGGACGACCTCTCGCTGACCGTGCTCTCCGGTCGCGCGGACACCGTGACGGGAGGTGACGCGCTGATCGCGGTCGACGGTGCGGACGGGGCCACGGTCGTGACCGCGGACGGGCGTGACATCACCGCCTCCTTCACCGCCGTGAACGGGCGCCTCATCGGACTCGTCGAGGGTCTGCCTCTCGGGACGAGCGAGGTGACGGCGCGATCGGCCTCGGGCTCGGAGACTCTCGAGATCCGGAACCACCCCGCTTCCGGTCCCGTCTTCTCCGGCCCCCAGCATCCGATGTACTGCACGGCATCCGGGGCGCCGTGGAACCTCGGGCCCACCGATGAGGACTGCCACGTCGCCGAGGCCCGCGTGAGCTTCCGCTACCGCACGACGGGCGGCGCCTGGGCCGACTATCCCGCCGATGGCTCCACCCCCGGCGACGTCGCCACCGCGACCGTGGAGGGTCGCACGGTGCCCTATGTCGTCCGGGTCGAACGCGGCACCATCAACCGCGCGGTCTACGAGACGGCGATGCTCGCCGGGCCCGACGACCCCGCGCCCACGTACGCCGCGCGTGCGGCGGGCTGGAACGGGAAGCTCGCCTACACCTTCGGCGGTGCCTGCGGCGTGGGCTACTGGCAGGGCTCGAGCACGGGCGGCGTCGAGAACGACATGCTGCTCTCGCGCGGCTACATCGTCGCCTCGGCGACCTTCAACGTCTTCGCGCAGAACTGCAACGACGTCACGAGCGCGGAGACCGCGATGATGGTCAAGGAGCACGTGATCGAGCAGGTCGGCCCCGTCACCTACACGATCGGTTCGGGTGGGTCGGCCGGCACCATGCAGCAACTCCTGCTGGCCAACAACTACCCCGGCATCATCGACGGCGTCATGGGCGACATCGGCTACCCGGACGAGCGCACGACGACCGTCGCCGGACACGACTGCACCAACCTGCTCGGATTCTGGGCATCGCCCGCAGGTTCCGGATGGACGGATGCGCAGAAGCTCGCCGTCACAGGTCACGCGCAGCTGTTCACCTGCACCGGCTTCACCTGGTTCACGGGTGTCGACAATCCGCGCGCCGGCTGCAACGCCGCCGTTCCGGTCGGCGACCGCTGGTCGGAGGCGAACCCCGACGGACTGCGGTGCACGATCGCCGACATGGTGCAGAACGTCTACGGCGTCGATGACCAGGGTCGCGGGCTGCGCGTCCTCCCGGACAACGTGGGGGTCCAGTACGGGCTTGCCGCTCTCCAGTCGGGCGCGATCTCGCCCGAGCAGTTCGTCACCCTCAACGAGAACGCCGGCGGGATGGATGTGGACGGCACGCGCACCTCGGCGCGGTCCGAGGCGAGCATCGAGGCCATCGAGCAGGCGTACCGCACGGGCCGTATCAACCTCATGACCGGTGGACTCGCCTACACGCCGGTGATCGAGATGCGTCGCTACACCGACCCGACGGGCGACTTCCACGAGCGGTACCGCTCCGCGATCATCCGTGAGCGCATGCTCGACGCCTACGGCAACGCGGACACCCACGTCAGCTGGACGAGCAAGGACGCGGGGTACGCGAGCGCGATGTACACCGCGGGTCTGGACAAGCTGGAGGAGTGGCTGGACAACATCGTCGCGATGGGCGGATTCGGCGATCGGGCGCGGACGGTCGCCGCGCGCCCCGCGGGTCTCGGTGACGGCTGCTACACGGACGACGGATTCGTCTCGGAGCAGCTCGATTACGAGAACACGCAGAGCACCTGCAACCAGTTGTTCCCGTACCACTCCGAGCCCCGCTACGTCGCCGGAGAGTCCCTCTCTCGCGACGTCCTGAAGTGCCAGCTGACGGCACCGGCGCGGGCGGATTACCCCGTGATGACCGACGGGCAGTGGGAGCGGCTGACCGCCGCCTTCCCCACGGGTGTCTGCGACTGGGCGAAGCCCAGCCAGGGCCGGGTCGACTACGCCGGCGTCTGGCAGAGTTTCGAGACGCAGCCGGATGCGGTGCTCGAGGCGCCCGTGATCACGGGAGAGGCGCGCGTGGGCACCGAGCTCTCGGTGTCGGCGGCGAGCGCGACGCCGGGCGCAACGCTCGGCTACCAGTGGTTCGCCGACGGTGTCGCGATCGAGGGCGCCGTGTCCGGTTCGTTCACGCCCGGGGAGGCGCACGAGGGCGCGGCCCTCACGGCGCGTGTGTCGGTGGTCGCCGAGGGCTATCAGCCGGTATCCCGTGTCTCCGCCGCGACCGCGCCGGTGGCGCCGGTGTCGTCGCCCTCGAACCCGCCGTCGCCGTCGCCGTCAAACCCACCGTCGCCGTCGCCGTCGCCGAGCGTGTCGGCGTGGGCGACGGTCGACGTCGGCGATGGTCGATTCGAACAGGGCGGCACCCTCGTCGCGCGGGTCGCGGGGCTCATCCCGGGTCAGCGCATCGCGGCCGAGATCCGCAGCGATCCGTATGTGCTGGCCGGGATTCCCGCTGCGGATGCGGAGGGGCGGATCACGATCCGTTCGACGATCCCGGCGAGCATCTCCGCGGGTGCGCACACGCTCGTGATCGCCTCCGGCGATCTCGAACCGCTGCGCGTGCCGATCACGATCGTTCCCGCGGGCACCTTGGCCTCGACCGGCGGAACGGTTCCGTGGGAGCTCCTCGCTGTCGGGGCGGGTGTCCTCGTGCTGGGGGCAGGAGCCCTCGTGTTCGCACGACGTCGCGGCCAGGCACGCTCCTGA
- a CDS encoding PaaX family transcriptional regulator C-terminal domain-containing protein — translation MSDTRQAPTASIGRKRSPAHQILTLFGDYWWGVGAAMPTGALLAAMADLGVKAPATRASLTRLTDRGLLVLSRSGRRTSHALTDRGASVLADEAQWLQRFGREDPVWDGLWSAVLFSIPEKERPLRHAARTRLRWLGYAPLYDGVWISPFDSVEAAVEALGSLGVGQVSTFRGVLATAPGDSPTRAWDLSEVEAEYAEFLARVAAGDAEEELAPAEAIERRTSLMLAWQTFRHAEPGHPMRLMPAGWPREHARAAFVAVYDALGPAAEERMREHVAAIEPALARLVRPQRLS, via the coding sequence GTGAGCGACACCCGACAGGCGCCGACTGCCAGCATCGGCCGTAAGCGGTCGCCGGCGCACCAGATCCTGACCCTTTTCGGGGACTACTGGTGGGGGGTGGGCGCGGCGATGCCGACCGGGGCGTTGCTGGCCGCGATGGCGGATCTGGGCGTGAAGGCGCCCGCGACGCGGGCGAGCCTGACGCGGCTGACCGACCGCGGCCTGCTCGTGCTGAGCAGGTCTGGGCGGCGCACGAGTCACGCCCTCACCGACCGCGGCGCATCGGTGCTGGCCGACGAAGCCCAGTGGCTGCAGCGATTCGGCCGGGAGGATCCGGTGTGGGACGGCCTGTGGAGCGCCGTGCTCTTCTCCATCCCCGAGAAGGAGCGGCCTCTGCGTCATGCCGCCCGCACCCGCCTGCGTTGGCTGGGGTATGCGCCCCTGTACGACGGTGTGTGGATCTCGCCGTTCGATTCGGTCGAGGCTGCCGTGGAGGCCCTCGGGTCCCTCGGGGTGGGGCAGGTCTCCACCTTCCGGGGCGTGTTGGCCACGGCGCCCGGTGACAGTCCGACGCGCGCGTGGGACCTCTCGGAGGTGGAGGCGGAGTATGCCGAGTTCCTCGCGCGCGTCGCCGCCGGCGATGCTGAGGAGGAGCTCGCGCCCGCAGAGGCGATCGAGCGCCGCACCTCCCTCATGCTGGCGTGGCAGACGTTCCGTCACGCGGAGCCCGGCCACCCGATGCGTCTCATGCCCGCGGGCTGGCCGCGCGAGCACGCGCGGGCTGCGTTCGTCGCCGTGTACGACGCGCTCGGACCCGCAGCAGAGGAACGGATGCGGGAGCACGTCGCGGCCATCGAGCCCGCTCTTGCGCGTCTGGTCCGGCCGCAGCGGCTTTCCTGA
- a CDS encoding leucine-rich repeat protein, translating to MPDTQRPASRRLRRALQGAAAGVLAAALLLVAAPAASAADTEVDGLTYSLTADTATVTGQVVQTSAVTIPRQITVDGVRYTVTAVGDSAFDRTGGTALTSLSLPDSLTDIGFAAFQSNALTSLTLPASVRTIGDQAFALNSIRSVTFNEGLTSIGSFAFSQSQLERVTLPSTITDLGFAPFGDNPLSVIELLGPPPTTFGTIATTPPATALYPWRFGDERFAGGYTEPTWNDLPTTAVATVTFDTAGGSPIAAQSVVLEAGATATRPADPVRSGFTFDGWQRGGAAYDFAAPLTGDLALTAQWAVAPEPSPEPTPEPTPTPTPEPTPSASQSAAPAPASTPPVSALAATGNDPLPFTLAALGLLGAGAIAFVAERRVRRRG from the coding sequence ATGCCCGACACACAACGCCCCGCCTCCCGGCGCCTCCGGCGCGCACTCCAGGGAGCGGCTGCCGGCGTTCTCGCCGCCGCACTTCTGCTCGTCGCAGCGCCCGCCGCATCCGCCGCCGACACCGAAGTCGACGGACTCACGTACTCCCTCACCGCGGACACCGCGACGGTCACCGGGCAGGTCGTGCAGACCTCAGCGGTCACCATCCCTCGGCAGATCACGGTCGACGGCGTCCGTTACACCGTCACGGCCGTGGGCGACAGCGCGTTCGACCGTACCGGGGGCACGGCGCTGACCTCGCTGAGCCTGCCGGATTCGCTCACCGACATCGGTTTCGCGGCGTTCCAGAGCAACGCTCTCACCTCGCTGACGCTTCCCGCCTCGGTGCGCACCATCGGCGATCAGGCGTTCGCGCTCAACTCGATCCGCAGTGTGACGTTCAACGAGGGGCTCACCAGCATCGGCAGCTTCGCGTTCTCGCAGAGCCAGCTCGAGCGGGTGACACTGCCCTCCACCATCACCGACCTCGGCTTCGCGCCCTTCGGAGACAACCCGCTCTCGGTCATCGAACTGCTCGGACCCCCGCCCACCACCTTCGGCACGATCGCAACCACCCCGCCGGCGACGGCGCTGTATCCGTGGCGGTTCGGCGACGAGCGCTTCGCCGGCGGCTACACCGAGCCGACCTGGAACGACCTGCCCACTACCGCGGTGGCCACCGTCACCTTCGACACCGCCGGCGGCAGCCCCATCGCCGCGCAGTCCGTCGTGCTGGAGGCGGGAGCGACCGCGACCCGACCCGCGGACCCCGTACGCAGCGGATTCACCTTCGACGGGTGGCAGCGAGGGGGCGCGGCATATGACTTCGCCGCACCGCTCACGGGAGACCTCGCTCTCACCGCACAGTGGGCGGTGGCGCCGGAGCCGAGCCCTGAACCGACGCCCGAGCCGACTCCGACTCCGACGCCGGAACCCACGCCGTCGGCGAGCCAGAGCGCCGCACCGGCTCCGGCATCCACTCCGCCCGTATCGGCGCTGGCCGCGACGGGCAACGACCCGCTGCCGTTCACGCTCGCCGCCCTCGGCCTGCTGGGAGCGGGCGCGATCGCCTTCGTCGCGGAGCGACGAGTCCGCCGACGCGGGTGA
- a CDS encoding serine hydrolase: MESAPPSRRGAKRLPRRAAAGRRSFTSTLKALDALAASGAQVSVRIDDLDLGSAVLSGDDFRSLPIAGLGVVPLLVETAAQFEAGTLEPLEIIDRAGLEPVSVSGIWQHLKAPALPLIDVALLAASSGDALAANALMSRVGLPAVRARVEQLGLTRSALMDSFRDTRGPDDAPHVALGAAREYAHLFAELVNSTAVSAGVSAQVAEWLSHGHDLSLVAAATGLDPFAHDNDEHGLLFVNKTGRASGIRTEAGVLAGPRAGVAYALFVCFDDLSIAHRLRVHDAFRVLGVELMEYVY, encoded by the coding sequence ATGGAATCGGCACCGCCCTCGCGGCGGGGCGCGAAGCGTCTGCCTCGTCGCGCCGCCGCGGGACGGCGTTCGTTCACATCGACGCTCAAGGCGCTCGACGCGCTCGCCGCGTCGGGAGCACAGGTCTCGGTGCGCATCGACGACCTCGACCTCGGCTCGGCGGTGCTCAGCGGCGACGACTTCCGCAGCCTCCCGATCGCGGGGCTGGGAGTCGTGCCGCTGCTCGTGGAGACGGCGGCGCAGTTCGAAGCGGGAACCCTCGAGCCCCTGGAGATCATCGATCGCGCGGGCCTCGAACCCGTCTCCGTCTCGGGCATCTGGCAGCACTTGAAGGCGCCGGCACTGCCCCTGATCGATGTGGCCCTGCTCGCCGCGTCCTCGGGTGACGCCCTCGCCGCCAATGCGCTGATGTCCCGCGTGGGTCTGCCGGCGGTCCGCGCGCGCGTCGAGCAGCTCGGACTCACCCGGTCCGCGCTGATGGACAGCTTCCGCGATACGCGCGGCCCCGATGACGCCCCGCACGTCGCGCTCGGCGCGGCGCGCGAGTACGCCCACCTGTTCGCGGAACTCGTGAACAGCACCGCGGTCAGCGCGGGCGTCAGCGCGCAGGTCGCGGAGTGGCTGAGCCACGGGCACGATCTGTCGCTCGTGGCCGCGGCGACGGGTCTCGACCCGTTCGCACACGACAACGACGAACACGGTCTGCTCTTCGTCAACAAGACAGGGCGGGCATCCGGCATCCGCACCGAGGCGGGGGTGCTCGCCGGCCCCCGTGCCGGCGTTGCCTACGCGCTGTTCGTGTGCTTCGACGACCTCTCCATCGCACACCGGCTGCGGGTGCACGACGCCTTCCGCGTGCTCGGCGTGGAGCTCATGGAGTACGTGTACTGA
- a CDS encoding M13 family metallopeptidase, whose protein sequence is MTDSPRSGLALDELSNEIRPQDDLFRYVNGEWIARTEIPEDKARWGSFHLLAEQAEKDVRAIILESQDAEPGTEARKIGDLYTSFMDTERIAERGTEPLADQLARVDAVSDVASLLRLVGELERDGIGGIVELYVEPDPGDPQRYLPFFIQGGLSMPDESYYRLGSFEETRQALRHHIERILTLAEVADAADVAERVVALETELASHHWDNVRSRDAVATYNLKTWDEVVALAGVDLAPWLDGVAPHHPDAFAEIVVSQPSFIEALGTLLTEQRLDDWKAWLRFKIVHAAAAFLPEPFVDENFSFYGTQLTGVPVNRERWKRAVGLVEAALGEVVGKVYVERHFPPAAKTAMDELVANLIEAYRQSISQLEWMSPDTRERALAKLDAFTPKIGYPVKWKDYSGLELDAADLVGNVRRAHLHEHDRQLGKVGQPIDRDEWYMTPQTVNAYYNPLMNEIVFPAAILQYPFFDETRDAAANYGGIGAVIGHEIGHGFDDQGSRFDGDGSLRDWWTDADREAFEQRTKSLIAQYDALVPQGLPEENHVNGALTIGENIGDLGGLGIAIRAYRLSLGDAEDPVIDGMTGIQRLLLSWAQIWQQKSRDAEAIRLLTIDPHSPNEFRCNQIVRNIDAFYEAFDVTESDALWLDADQRVTIW, encoded by the coding sequence ATGACCGACTCCCCCCGTTCCGGTCTCGCGCTCGACGAGCTGAGCAACGAGATCCGCCCGCAGGACGACCTCTTCCGCTACGTCAACGGCGAATGGATCGCCCGGACCGAGATTCCCGAGGACAAGGCGCGCTGGGGCTCCTTCCATCTGCTGGCCGAGCAGGCGGAGAAGGATGTCCGCGCCATCATCCTCGAGTCGCAGGATGCCGAACCCGGCACCGAGGCGCGCAAGATCGGCGACCTGTACACGAGCTTCATGGACACCGAGCGCATCGCCGAGCGCGGCACCGAGCCGCTCGCCGATCAGCTCGCGCGTGTGGATGCGGTCAGCGATGTCGCCTCGCTCCTCCGGCTCGTGGGCGAGCTCGAGCGCGACGGCATCGGCGGGATCGTCGAGCTCTACGTCGAGCCCGACCCGGGCGACCCGCAGCGCTACCTGCCCTTCTTCATCCAGGGCGGTCTGTCGATGCCGGACGAGAGCTACTACCGCCTCGGCTCGTTCGAGGAGACGCGGCAGGCGCTGCGCCACCACATCGAGCGGATCCTGACGCTCGCCGAGGTCGCGGATGCGGCGGACGTCGCGGAGCGCGTCGTGGCGCTGGAGACCGAGCTGGCCTCGCACCACTGGGACAACGTCCGCAGCCGCGACGCTGTGGCGACCTACAACCTCAAGACGTGGGACGAGGTGGTCGCGCTCGCGGGCGTGGACCTTGCCCCGTGGCTCGACGGCGTCGCCCCGCACCACCCGGATGCCTTCGCCGAGATCGTCGTCTCGCAGCCGAGCTTCATCGAGGCGCTGGGGACGCTCCTCACGGAGCAGCGTCTCGACGACTGGAAGGCGTGGCTGCGCTTCAAGATCGTGCACGCCGCCGCAGCATTCCTGCCCGAGCCCTTCGTCGACGAGAACTTCTCGTTCTACGGCACCCAGCTCACCGGCGTCCCGGTCAACCGCGAACGCTGGAAGCGCGCCGTCGGGCTGGTCGAGGCCGCGCTGGGCGAGGTCGTCGGCAAGGTCTACGTCGAGCGGCACTTTCCGCCGGCCGCCAAGACCGCGATGGACGAGCTGGTCGCGAACCTCATCGAGGCGTACCGCCAGTCGATCTCGCAGCTGGAATGGATGAGCCCCGACACCCGCGAGCGGGCGCTCGCCAAGCTCGACGCCTTCACGCCGAAGATCGGCTACCCGGTGAAGTGGAAGGACTACTCGGGTCTCGAACTCGACGCCGCAGACCTCGTCGGCAACGTCCGCCGCGCGCACTTGCACGAGCACGACCGTCAGCTGGGCAAGGTCGGGCAGCCGATCGATCGCGACGAGTGGTACATGACGCCGCAGACCGTCAACGCGTACTACAACCCGCTCATGAACGAGATCGTGTTCCCCGCGGCGATCCTGCAGTATCCGTTCTTCGACGAGACCCGGGATGCGGCCGCGAACTACGGCGGCATCGGCGCGGTCATCGGGCACGAGATCGGGCACGGGTTCGACGACCAGGGCAGCCGCTTCGACGGCGACGGGTCGCTGCGCGACTGGTGGACGGATGCGGACCGCGAGGCCTTCGAGCAGCGCACGAAGAGCCTCATCGCCCAGTACGACGCCCTCGTGCCGCAGGGGCTGCCCGAGGAGAACCACGTCAACGGCGCCCTCACGATCGGCGAGAACATCGGCGACCTGGGCGGGCTCGGTATCGCGATCCGCGCGTACCGGCTGTCGCTGGGGGATGCGGAGGATCCGGTCATCGACGGGATGACCGGCATCCAGCGGCTGCTGCTCAGCTGGGCGCAGATCTGGCAGCAGAAGAGCCGTGACGCGGAGGCGATCCGTCTGCTGACGATCGATCCGCACTCGCCGAACGAGTTCCGCTGCAACCAGATCGTGCGCAACATCGACGCGTTCTACGAGGCGTTCGACGTCACCGAGAGCGACGCCCTCTGGCTCGACGCCGACCAGCGCGTCACCATCTGGTAA
- a CDS encoding MATE family efflux transporter, with translation MAATLNRQILNLAVPALGALIAEPLFLIIDAAMIGHLGVVPLAGLGIASAVLQTIVGLMVFLAYSTTPAVARRFGAGQHGSAVTAGIDGMWLALGLGFILAVAGYLTTPTLVGLFAPAADVAAEAEAYLGISMWGLPAMLIVFAATGLLRGMQDTVTPLWIAGAGFTANAGLNWLFIYGFGWGIAGSAVGTVVAQWGMVAVYVLVVGRLARRHDASIRPRRDSVSGAARSGGWMFLRTVSLRAALLATVAVATALGTPELAGWQVAFTIFSTAAFALDALAIAAQALVGRGLGEDDPAFVRRVLGRTVAWGVWFGVIVGALIGGFSGVIGLVFTSDAAVAALVQPALIVLAVAQPLCGVVFVLDGVLIGAGDGKYLALAGLANLVPFVPALLVVMWAGAAGAAGLAWLAIVFFGVYMLARAVTLGWRVRTVAWMRIPA, from the coding sequence GTGGCGGCGACACTCAATCGGCAGATCCTGAACCTCGCGGTGCCCGCGCTCGGCGCGCTCATCGCGGAGCCGCTGTTCCTCATCATCGACGCCGCGATGATCGGTCACCTCGGCGTCGTGCCGCTCGCGGGTCTCGGCATCGCATCCGCGGTGCTGCAGACGATCGTCGGACTCATGGTGTTCCTCGCCTACTCGACGACTCCCGCGGTGGCGCGTCGCTTCGGCGCCGGGCAGCACGGCTCCGCGGTGACAGCAGGCATCGACGGGATGTGGCTGGCCCTCGGCCTGGGCTTCATCCTCGCGGTGGCCGGATACCTCACGACCCCCACACTCGTGGGCCTGTTCGCACCCGCCGCCGACGTCGCGGCGGAGGCCGAGGCCTACCTCGGAATCTCGATGTGGGGCCTGCCGGCCATGCTCATCGTGTTCGCGGCGACGGGTCTGCTGCGCGGCATGCAGGACACCGTGACTCCGCTCTGGATCGCGGGCGCCGGGTTCACGGCGAACGCGGGGCTGAACTGGCTGTTCATCTACGGGTTCGGATGGGGCATCGCCGGCTCCGCGGTCGGAACCGTCGTGGCCCAGTGGGGCATGGTCGCCGTGTACGTGCTGGTGGTGGGCCGGCTGGCGCGGCGACACGACGCATCCATCCGTCCGCGGCGCGACAGTGTGTCGGGCGCCGCACGCAGCGGCGGCTGGATGTTCCTGCGCACCGTCTCGTTGCGCGCAGCCCTCCTGGCGACGGTCGCCGTGGCGACGGCGCTGGGAACCCCGGAACTCGCCGGCTGGCAGGTGGCGTTCACGATCTTCTCGACCGCCGCGTTCGCCCTCGACGCGCTCGCGATCGCGGCGCAGGCCCTGGTCGGTCGCGGGCTCGGAGAGGACGACCCCGCCTTCGTGCGCCGCGTGCTCGGCCGCACGGTCGCCTGGGGCGTGTGGTTCGGTGTGATCGTCGGGGCGCTGATCGGCGGCTTCTCAGGCGTGATCGGACTCGTCTTCACGTCGGATGCGGCCGTCGCCGCGCTCGTGCAGCCCGCGCTGATCGTGCTCGCCGTCGCGCAGCCGCTGTGCGGCGTGGTGTTCGTGCTCGACGGTGTGCTCATCGGCGCCGGCGACGGCAAGTACCTCGCCCTCGCGGGACTCGCCAACCTCGTGCCGTTCGTTCCGGCGCTGCTCGTGGTGATGTGGGCCGGCGCCGCGGGAGCTGCCGGCCTGGCCTGGCTCGCGATCGTCTTCTTCGGCGTCTACATGCTGGCGCGCGCTGTCACCCTCGGCTGGCGCGTGCGCACCGTCGCGTGGATGCGCATCCCCGCCTGA
- a CDS encoding M15 family metallopeptidase: MHSSVVPASVIAPARSRRLVFAVMGLVAAMLLAALAGVWLRAVLTTDGSFAPDEASGLIRGDQAVTVADDHLPAIAGLDAGLRDAMRAATADAAGDGVALLISSGWRSEAYQRWLLGDAIRYYGDEETARQFVATPEASQHVTGDAVDIGPLDGQLWLGEHGAAYGLCQTYANERWHFELATTPGGTCPDMRADATS, encoded by the coding sequence ATGCACAGTTCTGTCGTACCCGCATCCGTCATCGCTCCGGCGCGGTCCCGCCGGCTCGTGTTCGCCGTCATGGGTCTGGTCGCCGCGATGCTGCTGGCCGCGCTCGCCGGCGTGTGGCTGCGAGCCGTGCTCACCACGGACGGGTCGTTCGCGCCCGACGAGGCGAGCGGCCTCATCCGGGGCGACCAGGCCGTCACCGTCGCCGACGATCACCTGCCCGCCATCGCCGGGCTCGACGCAGGACTGCGCGACGCGATGCGCGCAGCGACAGCCGACGCGGCGGGTGACGGGGTGGCGTTGCTGATCTCCAGCGGATGGCGCAGCGAGGCCTATCAGCGGTGGCTGCTGGGCGACGCCATCCGTTACTACGGCGACGAGGAGACCGCGCGTCAGTTCGTGGCGACCCCGGAGGCCTCGCAGCACGTGACGGGTGACGCCGTCGATATCGGACCGCTCGACGGCCAGCTCTGGCTCGGTGAGCACGGCGCCGCGTACGGTCTGTGCCAGACCTACGCCAATGAACGCTGGCACTTCGAGTTGGCGACCACTCCCGGCGGCACCTGCCCCGACATGCGCGCGGATGCCACATCCTGA
- a CDS encoding HAMP domain-containing sensor histidine kinase, translating to MTPRGVGVSIRLKLALSYAGFLIVAGGALVAVGLLVLRFVPQGALFGTDGDWAPNRADLLEVFTRYAVWAIIALVLFGLVGGWILAGIVLRPLKRMTDAVALVRDGRLDHRVALPGRRDELTELADTLDAMLDRIERTLDEERRFAANASHELRTPHAVIRTLVEVAQADPAGRDIDTTLARIGATNDRAIEATEALLALARVGRGAPLALQRVDLAAVVETALADVRPDADAGRIRIDTDLRASIVTADEALLLRLAANLLRNAVVHNVDDGWMLVRVREGTLIVENGGEQLTPEVAATLTEPFVRGAGRTRGTHGRSGAGLGLAIVASIVRAHGATLAVVARPTGGLQVTVHLPR from the coding sequence GTGACGCCCCGCGGCGTCGGCGTCTCGATCCGCCTGAAGCTCGCGCTCAGCTACGCGGGCTTCCTCATCGTCGCCGGCGGCGCATTGGTGGCCGTCGGGCTTCTCGTCCTGCGCTTCGTGCCCCAGGGCGCCCTGTTCGGCACCGACGGCGACTGGGCACCCAACCGCGCCGACCTGCTCGAGGTCTTCACGCGCTACGCCGTCTGGGCGATCATCGCGCTGGTGCTGTTCGGCCTCGTCGGCGGCTGGATCCTCGCCGGTATCGTGCTGCGCCCGCTCAAGCGCATGACGGATGCGGTCGCCCTCGTACGCGATGGCCGCCTCGACCACAGGGTCGCTCTGCCCGGACGCCGCGACGAGCTGACCGAGCTCGCCGACACCCTCGACGCGATGCTCGACCGCATCGAGCGCACCCTCGACGAGGAGCGCCGGTTCGCCGCGAACGCGTCACACGAACTGCGCACCCCGCACGCTGTCATCCGCACGCTCGTCGAGGTGGCGCAAGCGGACCCCGCCGGACGCGACATCGACACGACGCTCGCCCGCATCGGAGCGACGAACGACCGTGCGATCGAGGCGACGGAGGCGCTGCTCGCGCTCGCGCGGGTGGGCCGCGGCGCACCCCTCGCCCTGCAGCGGGTGGACCTGGCGGCGGTCGTCGAGACGGCGCTCGCGGACGTCCGCCCGGATGCGGACGCCGGCCGCATCCGGATCGACACAGATCTGCGGGCATCCATCGTCACCGCCGACGAGGCGCTGCTGCTGCGACTGGCCGCCAACCTCCTGCGCAACGCCGTGGTCCACAACGTCGACGACGGATGGATGCTGGTGCGCGTGCGGGAGGGCACACTGATCGTCGAGAACGGCGGCGAGCAGCTGACCCCCGAGGTCGCCGCGACCCTCACCGAGCCCTTCGTGCGCGGCGCGGGCCGCACCCGCGGGACACACGGCCGTTCCGGCGCCGGCCTGGGACTCGCGATCGTCGCCTCGATCGTGCGCGCACACGGGGCGACGCTGGCCGTGGTTGCGCGCCCCACCGGCGGACTGCAGGTCACGGTTCACCTGCCGCGCTGA